Part of the Caldisericia bacterium genome is shown below.
TCTTATCTTTTATCTCTGTTGCTGCATTTAACTCTCCACCAAATGTATCAACAATAAAAATTATTGCTTTAACATTTTCTAAATCACTTAATGCTCTTTGAACATATTTTGAAAGTCCTAACTCAATCTCTCCTTCTATATGTATAATTAAAATCTTTTCACTTTTAGAATAAGTTAAGTTTAAAATAAATGATAAAAATATTAGAGTTAATATAATAATTTTTTTCATTAATTTAATTATAACACTTATAAATTTTATGATAAAATTTAAGATATCATTGGATGGAATTTAGAGAGATATTAAATAAATTTTAATAAAATTTAGTCATAAGGAGTTCTAACTTTAAGATTTTTAAAAAATTTTTTAAGTGGTATAAGGATTTCTTTTGGGATTGGTTTTTTCCAAGGATATCTTGTAGGTGTATTTAGATGAACTTCGTCTGGTTTTATTTCATCTACAAAATTTGCAATTTTCTCAATTTCATTTATGTTTATTTGAGTAACCATAATTTGAATATGTAGTTTACCCTTAAAATTTTCTTTTAATTTTCTAATTCCAAAAAGGTTTTTATCTATTGTTATTCCATTAGTTGGCCTATTTACTTTTTTAAAACTTTCTTCGCTTATTGCGTCAATTTTTGCATCAATTATATCAAAATTTAATATATCTTTTATTACTTCATCTAAATAGAGAAGAGATGAGTTTGTAAGTAAAACAAGTGGTTTTTCAGGCTTCAACTCTTTTATTTTTTTTGAGGTCTCGCCTATATTTTTTGCTAAAGTTGGCTCTCCTGCCCCTGAAAATGTTATAACATCAAAATCAAAATTTAAAAATTTTTTAAACTCATCAATTATGATTTCAGTCTCAACAAAAATTTCTCTATTTGATCTATATAAATCTTTTATCTCTTTAACCTTAAAGGGTCCAAGTTCACAATAAATGCAAGAGAATGTGCAAATTCTTTTTGTTTTTCCTAAAAGGTTTATTCCAAGAGATTTTCTATATCTCCAAGAAAGGACAGGTCCATAGACAATTTCTCTTACATCTCTCTCTTCCATCTATCAATATGATATCATTTAATTATGAATCTTTTCAAATTTTTTGAATTTATAAAAGATAGAAGAGAAGATCTTGAGAGTTTCGAAGATTTTTTGCTTCTATCAGGCTTTGGAATTGATTTTTCTCAAAGATTAATGAAAATTTATAAAAAGGGTGGAATGGATGATGTTAAAAAAAGTTTGTATGAAATTTTAGAGGGAAGTGAGAGAGATTTAAAAGTATGTGAGACCTCAATTTATCTCTTTTTAGGAGTTAATGGAGGTGGTAAAACAACATCAATTGCAAAATTGGGTAATTATTTTAAAGAAAAAGGAGAAAGGGTTCTTTTTATTCAAGGTGATACATTTAGAACTGGTGCAAATGAACAACTTAAAATTTGGGGAGAAAGGATTAAAGTAGAAGTTTTTAGTGGAAGAAGAGGAGATGATCCTGGAAGTGTGATATATGATGGATTAAATTTTGGATTAAATAGAGGATTTAATAAAATTTTTATTGATACAGCAGGAAGGTTAGAGACAAAAAAGAATTTAATTCTTGAACTTAAAAAGATAAAAGGAGTGATTGAGAAAAATTTTATGGAGATAACAGAAACAATTCTTATTATTGATTCAACAGAAGGAGAAAACATTTACTCTCAAGTTGAAAAATTTAATGAGGCAATGAATGTAACAGGATTATTTATAACAAAAATTGATTCAACAATAAAGCCTGGAATTCTTTTTCCAGTTTATGAAAAATATAAAATTCCAATTCTATTTTTATCTTATGGAGAAGATTTGAGAAGTTTTGAGAAATTTGAAAGAAAAAAATTTATAGAAGCGATTTTTAAAGACTTTTCTTAAATATATTGAATTAACTCTTCTTTAAATCCTAACGCCCTCATATATTTTAAAACTTCTAAAAATTCCTCTTTTGTAATTCTTCTTCCCAATTCTTTATCACCAAGAGTTTTAAAACAAGGATAATATTGTGTCATAAGAGATATGGTTAAAGCA
Proteins encoded:
- a CDS encoding radical SAM protein encodes the protein MEERDVREIVYGPVLSWRYRKSLGINLLGKTKRICTFSCIYCELGPFKVKEIKDLYRSNREIFVETEIIIDEFKKFLNFDFDVITFSGAGEPTLAKNIGETSKKIKELKPEKPLVLLTNSSLLYLDEVIKDILNFDIIDAKIDAISEESFKKVNRPTNGITIDKNLFGIRKLKENFKGKLHIQIMVTQININEIEKIANFVDEIKPDEVHLNTPTRYPWKKPIPKEILIPLKKFFKNLKVRTPYD
- a CDS encoding signal recognition particle-docking protein FtsY: MNLFKFFEFIKDRREDLESFEDFLLLSGFGIDFSQRLMKIYKKGGMDDVKKSLYEILEGSERDLKVCETSIYLFLGVNGGGKTTSIAKLGNYFKEKGERVLFIQGDTFRTGANEQLKIWGERIKVEVFSGRRGDDPGSVIYDGLNFGLNRGFNKIFIDTAGRLETKKNLILELKKIKGVIEKNFMEITETILIIDSTEGENIYSQVEKFNEAMNVTGLFITKIDSTIKPGILFPVYEKYKIPILFLSYGEDLRSFEKFERKKFIEAIFKDFS